A single window of Rhizobium indicum DNA harbors:
- a CDS encoding oxidoreductase: MSNNNRGVAVVTGAATGIGRATAKALVTAGYRVFGTSRKATAGSANGITMLTCDVTDSQSVAGMIAEVIKQAGRIDVLVNNAGGALIGGAEESSIEQAQALFDLNVFGIIRVTNEVLPIMRNQRNGRIINISSVVGFIPSPFSALYTATKHAVEGYSESLDHEVRTLGIRVLLVEPAFTRTALDHNSTQPDRMTGVYDGGRKTTEAVWNSAIKAGDAPEVVGEAVVKAATAKSPKLRYPASKAARQLLFLRRFVPASAFDKSLRKQMKLPV, encoded by the coding sequence ATGAGCAACAACAACCGCGGCGTCGCCGTCGTCACAGGTGCAGCGACCGGTATCGGCCGCGCCACGGCAAAGGCTCTGGTAACCGCGGGCTACCGCGTCTTTGGAACCAGCCGCAAGGCGACAGCCGGGTCTGCCAATGGCATCACGATGTTGACCTGCGACGTGACGGACAGTCAATCGGTCGCGGGCATGATCGCCGAGGTCATCAAACAGGCTGGCCGCATCGACGTTCTCGTCAACAATGCCGGTGGCGCACTGATCGGCGGAGCGGAAGAGTCCTCGATCGAACAGGCTCAGGCACTTTTCGACCTGAATGTCTTCGGGATCATTCGTGTTACGAACGAGGTGTTGCCGATCATGCGGAACCAGCGCAACGGCCGCATCATCAACATCAGTTCGGTCGTCGGCTTCATTCCGAGCCCGTTCAGCGCGCTCTACACTGCGACGAAACATGCTGTCGAAGGTTATTCCGAATCGCTCGATCACGAAGTCCGCACGTTGGGGATCCGCGTCCTGCTCGTCGAACCTGCATTTACCCGCACAGCTCTCGACCATAACTCGACGCAGCCCGACCGCATGACTGGTGTTTACGACGGCGGCCGCAAGACGACAGAAGCTGTCTGGAACAGCGCGATCAAGGCAGGCGATGCGCCCGAAGTGGTTGGCGAAGCGGTCGTCAAGGCAGCCACCGCGAAATCGCCGAAACTGCGCTATCCCGCCAGCAAAGCCGCCCGTCAACTGCTCTTCCTGCGCCGCTTCGTTCCCGCCAGTGCATTCGACAAGAGCCTGCGCAAGCAGATGAAGCTGCCAGTCTGA
- a CDS encoding SDR family NAD(P)-dependent oxidoreductase, with translation MTELAGKRALVTGGSRGIGAAIALALADKGADVAITYERSADRAAEVVRAIEGKGRKALAIQADSADPAAVKRSVDEAAQALGGLDILVNNAAIALYGAIADVSVEQIDALLDVNVRSPLLASQAAIPYLQAGSRVITIGSVGAERIVGDTGTVYFMTKSALHSFTRGLARELGSRDITVNLVQPGSTDTEMNPANGDFADFQRALIPLGRYGEPEDVAAAVAFLASPAARHITGTILTVDGGLNT, from the coding sequence ATGACAGAACTGGCTGGAAAGCGTGCCCTCGTCACAGGTGGCTCGCGTGGCATTGGCGCCGCCATCGCATTGGCGCTTGCCGACAAGGGCGCAGATGTCGCCATCACCTATGAGCGTTCGGCCGATCGCGCCGCCGAAGTCGTCCGGGCGATCGAGGGCAAGGGCCGCAAAGCGCTTGCCATCCAGGCCGACAGCGCCGATCCGGCGGCCGTGAAGCGCTCGGTCGACGAGGCCGCCCAGGCACTTGGCGGTCTCGACATCCTCGTCAACAATGCCGCAATCGCGCTTTACGGTGCGATCGCCGACGTCAGCGTCGAGCAGATCGATGCGCTGCTTGATGTCAATGTGCGGTCGCCTCTGCTCGCTTCGCAGGCGGCCATTCCCTATCTGCAGGCGGGAAGCCGCGTCATCACGATCGGCTCGGTCGGCGCCGAACGCATCGTCGGCGACACCGGCACGGTCTATTTTATGACAAAATCCGCGCTCCACTCGTTTACCCGCGGCCTCGCGCGGGAACTCGGATCTCGCGATATCACCGTAAACCTGGTCCAGCCGGGTTCGACCGACACCGAAATGAATCCCGCCAATGGTGACTTCGCCGACTTCCAGCGTGCCCTGATCCCACTTGGTCGTTACGGCGAGCCGGAAGATGTGGCGGCGGCTGTGGCTTTCCTTGCAAGCCCTGCTGCAAGGCACATCACGGGAACCATCCTCACGGTGGATGGCGGCTTGAATACCTGA
- a CDS encoding TetR/AcrR family transcriptional regulator, with protein MQKSDEMSNVNEIPARSRGRPRAFDREAALAQATRLFWIKGFEATSIADLTEAMGIGSPSLYAAFGSKEALYAEALRHYRDNNEALVWAGFFSAGTAREAVMLFLMDSAAALTGCVVDIPRGCMVALSSVGSEGHVELGELVRAARAVTLERLKAHLNQAISAGEIPVSTDVHALARFVQTVQNGMSILARDGATRGELEAVAELAMLGWDTRTGDAERRRG; from the coding sequence ATGCAAAAATCGGATGAGATGTCGAACGTCAATGAAATCCCTGCCCGCAGTCGCGGGCGGCCGCGGGCGTTCGACCGGGAAGCAGCCCTGGCGCAGGCGACCCGGCTGTTCTGGATCAAGGGCTTCGAGGCGACCTCGATCGCCGACCTCACCGAGGCGATGGGGATCGGATCGCCGAGCCTTTACGCGGCATTCGGTTCGAAGGAGGCGCTCTATGCCGAGGCGCTGCGCCACTATCGCGACAACAACGAGGCGCTGGTCTGGGCAGGCTTCTTTTCCGCGGGCACGGCCCGTGAGGCGGTGATGTTGTTTCTGATGGATTCGGCTGCTGCCCTGACCGGCTGTGTCGTGGATATTCCCCGCGGCTGCATGGTGGCGCTCTCTTCGGTCGGCAGCGAGGGCCATGTGGAACTCGGCGAACTCGTGCGAGCCGCCCGCGCCGTCACGCTCGAGCGCCTGAAGGCGCACCTGAACCAGGCGATATCAGCAGGCGAAATTCCGGTCTCGACCGACGTCCACGCGCTTGCCCGCTTCGTGCAGACCGTTCAGAACGGCATGTCGATCCTGGCCCGCGACGGAGCGACCCGCGGCGAACTGGAGGCAGTCGCCGAGCTGGCCATGCTGGGTTGGGACACTCGAACCGGGGATGCTGAGCGCAGGCGGGGCTGA
- a CDS encoding 4-hydroxyproline epimerase gives MRWKRTIQLLDVHAEGEIGRVAIGGVPKIPGDTIAAQLHWLNTDPKGGELRRFLCLEPRGAPIGSVNLLLPARHPEADAAFIILQPDQAHASSGSNSICVTTALLESGIVEMKEPETIVTLETAAGLVKATATCRDGRCEKVKLTMVPSFVHELDVGIDTPHWGRIKADICYGGIFYALVDVGQIGLTIEKANAAGLVQAGMILKELINRDIKVVHPEIPAISGVAYVMFRDTEADGTVRTCTTMWPGRADRSPCGTGNSANLATLYARGKAKVGDTFTSKSIIGSEFEVGLQAVTEVAGRPAVIPTITGRGFTFGLTQVALDPFDPHPNGFALTDVWGPSAGEI, from the coding sequence ATGAGATGGAAGCGCACCATCCAGCTGCTGGATGTCCATGCCGAAGGCGAGATCGGCCGCGTCGCGATCGGCGGCGTGCCGAAGATCCCGGGCGATACCATTGCCGCCCAGCTGCATTGGCTGAACACCGATCCGAAGGGTGGCGAGCTTCGCCGCTTCCTTTGCCTGGAACCGCGCGGCGCCCCGATCGGCTCGGTCAACCTGCTGCTGCCGGCGCGCCACCCGGAGGCCGACGCTGCCTTCATCATCCTGCAGCCCGATCAGGCGCATGCGAGTTCCGGCTCGAACTCGATCTGCGTCACCACGGCCTTGCTCGAATCCGGCATCGTCGAGATGAAAGAGCCGGAGACGATCGTGACGCTCGAAACTGCCGCCGGCCTCGTCAAGGCGACGGCGACCTGCCGCGACGGGCGCTGCGAGAAGGTGAAGCTCACCATGGTGCCCTCCTTCGTGCATGAGCTCGATGTCGGGATCGACACGCCGCATTGGGGAAGGATCAAGGCCGATATCTGCTATGGCGGCATTTTCTATGCGCTTGTTGATGTCGGCCAGATCGGTCTGACGATCGAGAAGGCCAATGCCGCCGGCCTCGTCCAGGCCGGCATGATCCTCAAGGAGCTGATCAACCGCGACATCAAGGTCGTCCATCCCGAGATCCCGGCGATCTCGGGCGTCGCCTATGTCATGTTCCGCGATACCGAAGCCGACGGCACGGTGCGCACCTGCACCACCATGTGGCCGGGCCGGGCCGACCGCTCCCCCTGCGGCACCGGCAACTCCGCCAATCTCGCCACGCTCTATGCCCGCGGCAAGGCGAAGGTCGGCGACACCTTCACCTCGAAATCGATCATCGGCTCGGAATTTGAGGTCGGACTGCAGGCAGTGACCGAAGTGGCTGGCCGCCCCGCCGTCATCCCAACCATCACCGGCCGCGGCTTCACCTTCGGCCTGACCCAGGTAGCACTCGACCCCTTTGACCCGCATCCGAACGGTTTTGCGCTGACGGACGTCTGGGGGCCCTCGGCGGGAGAGATTTGA
- a CDS encoding SDR family oxidoreductase: MSETTKPVALITGGGRGMGEAIARELSAQGYQLALMSPSESCEKLAAELGGVAARGVAEKAEDLKAIFDLTMKTYGRIDAVVNLSGHPPKGDLLDISDENWTLGSDMMILSLVRMARLVTPVMLKQGKGAFVNITTFAAYEPTLVFPVSCTYRAAAGAFTKLYSDRYAADNIRMNCILPGYIDSLNHKPGTAETVPMKRIGHVEEIAKTAAFLLSDGAGYITGQNIRVDGGVTRHV, from the coding sequence ATGTCCGAAACCACCAAACCCGTAGCGCTGATCACCGGCGGCGGCCGCGGCATGGGCGAGGCAATCGCCCGCGAGCTCTCCGCGCAGGGCTATCAGCTGGCGCTGATGTCGCCTTCGGAAAGCTGCGAGAAGCTGGCGGCCGAACTCGGCGGCGTCGCCGCGCGCGGCGTGGCCGAAAAGGCCGAGGATCTGAAGGCGATCTTCGACCTGACGATGAAGACCTATGGCCGCATCGACGCCGTCGTCAACCTGAGCGGCCATCCGCCGAAGGGCGACCTGCTCGATATATCGGACGAGAACTGGACGCTCGGTTCCGACATGATGATCCTGTCGCTGGTGCGCATGGCCCGCCTGGTGACGCCGGTCATGCTGAAACAGGGCAAGGGCGCCTTCGTCAACATCACCACTTTCGCCGCCTACGAGCCGACGCTGGTCTTCCCGGTTTCCTGCACCTATCGCGCCGCTGCCGGCGCCTTCACCAAGCTCTATTCCGATCGCTATGCGGCCGACAATATCCGCATGAACTGCATCCTGCCGGGTTATATCGACAGCCTGAACCACAAGCCCGGGACCGCCGAGACGGTGCCGATGAAGCGCATCGGCCATGTGGAGGAGATCGCCAAGACCGCGGCCTTCCTGCTGTCCGATGGCGCGGGTTATATCACCGGCCAGAATATCCGCGTTGATGGCGGCGTCACCCGTCACGTCTGA
- a CDS encoding NAD(P)/FAD-dependent oxidoreductase — protein sequence MADEMKKRVAVVGAGVIGASIAFELQRRGLDVTLIDKGEPGRGTSFGNMASIALDFAAGSGPSTWKKIPGWLLDPEGPVWLRPSYAARMLPWFLRFLAAGRPSRLREIEDAGMSLSNRALGDFRQMLQAIGAPDLMTEEGCLAIYETEAEFAADRGHLAMMQRYGLEFEVLSNGAIQYYEPTLSPAIAKAVLLPDNKSIRDPYKLVVKLTDAAKAAGATFVSGTVRNIERRGDGAAVVLLEDGRRIEAGSVVLAAGVHTRFLAEKLGEPIPLETERGYHTQIMKPGISMRYSVIWPHRAFMVTPTAGGIRVGGNVELAGLDAAPDFRRPRVLVRHAQRALPGLKVEETTEWMGHRPALPDTIPIISPSSKMPGVFYATGHGHLGLTFSATTALVIADMVTGLKPSLDMTPFRIDRY from the coding sequence ATGGCGGATGAGATGAAGAAGAGGGTGGCGGTGGTCGGCGCGGGCGTGATCGGCGCCTCGATCGCTTTCGAGCTGCAACGGCGCGGCCTTGATGTGACGCTGATCGACAAGGGCGAGCCGGGTCGCGGCACCTCTTTCGGCAATATGGCGAGCATTGCGCTCGATTTTGCCGCCGGCTCCGGCCCTTCGACCTGGAAGAAGATCCCCGGCTGGCTGCTCGATCCCGAAGGCCCGGTCTGGCTGCGTCCCTCCTATGCCGCCCGGATGCTGCCCTGGTTCCTGCGTTTCCTCGCTGCCGGCCGGCCCTCGCGCCTCCGAGAGATCGAGGATGCCGGCATGAGCCTGTCAAACCGCGCGCTCGGCGATTTCAGGCAGATGCTCCAAGCAATCGGCGCACCCGACTTGATGACCGAGGAGGGCTGTCTCGCGATCTATGAAACGGAGGCGGAATTTGCCGCCGATCGCGGCCATCTCGCCATGATGCAGCGTTACGGCCTCGAATTCGAGGTTTTGAGCAACGGCGCCATCCAATATTACGAACCCACCCTTTCGCCGGCGATCGCCAAAGCCGTGTTGCTCCCCGACAACAAGTCGATCCGCGACCCCTACAAGCTCGTGGTGAAACTCACCGACGCCGCAAAGGCCGCGGGCGCGACCTTCGTCTCCGGCACTGTGCGGAATATCGAGCGCAGGGGCGATGGCGCCGCCGTCGTTCTCCTCGAGGATGGCAGGCGGATCGAGGCCGGTTCGGTCGTGCTTGCCGCCGGCGTCCACACCCGTTTCCTTGCCGAAAAGCTCGGCGAGCCGATCCCGCTCGAAACCGAGCGCGGCTATCACACGCAGATCATGAAGCCCGGCATTTCCATGCGCTATTCGGTGATCTGGCCGCATCGCGCTTTCATGGTGACGCCGACGGCGGGCGGCATCCGGGTCGGCGGCAATGTCGAGCTCGCCGGCCTCGATGCTGCTCCCGATTTCCGCCGTCCGCGGGTGCTGGTGCGCCATGCCCAGCGCGCGCTGCCCGGCCTGAAGGTCGAGGAGACGACGGAATGGATGGGGCATCGTCCGGCGCTGCCCGATACGATCCCGATCATTTCGCCGTCGTCGAAGATGCCGGGTGTATTCTATGCGACCGGCCACGGCCATCTCGGCCTGACCTTTTCGGCAACGACAGCGCTGGTGATCGCCGATATGGTGACCGGGCTCAAGCCATCCCTCGATATGACCCCGTTCCGCATAGACCGATATTAG
- a CDS encoding alpha/beta hydrolase: MIGKRRGLPAALTGLLVATMVLSGCGGRPVGVMQAAGTAAPGTSKVDLLVATTRAADDNPAVLFSGERGTGLAVNAVDVSIPPEANRKVGQVQWPSRLPADPLRNFVTVSVDPLEGERAGETWLQTHMPKSRRVLVFVHGFNNRYEDAVYRFAQIVHDSHADVAPVVFTWPSRGSIFDYNYDKESTNYSRDALEELLTRTAANPAVSDITIMAHSMGTWLTVEALRQMAIRNGHVAPKINNVILASPDLDVDVFGRQFASLGKEKPHFTIFVSQDDRALALSRRISGNVDRLGQIDPSVEPYRSKLEAAGITVLDLTKLKGGDRLNHGKFAESPEVVKLIGDRLIAGQTITDSNVGLGEAVGAVAMGAAQTAGSAVSVAVSTPIAIFDPRTRRNYDAQLKRLGQSMNNTVGSVGDSVGAGLPESH, translated from the coding sequence ATGATCGGCAAAAGACGCGGCTTGCCCGCGGCTCTGACAGGTCTTCTGGTTGCAACGATGGTGCTTTCCGGCTGCGGCGGTAGGCCGGTCGGTGTCATGCAGGCGGCTGGCACCGCGGCCCCTGGCACCTCCAAGGTCGACCTGCTCGTCGCGACGACGCGCGCTGCCGACGACAATCCCGCCGTGCTTTTCTCCGGCGAACGCGGCACCGGGCTCGCCGTCAATGCCGTCGACGTCTCGATCCCGCCGGAAGCCAATCGCAAGGTCGGCCAGGTGCAATGGCCAAGCCGTCTGCCGGCCGATCCGTTGCGCAATTTCGTCACCGTTTCGGTCGATCCGCTGGAAGGCGAGCGAGCCGGCGAGACCTGGCTGCAGACCCATATGCCGAAGAGCCGCCGGGTGCTCGTCTTCGTGCACGGATTCAACAATCGTTATGAGGACGCCGTCTACCGCTTTGCGCAGATCGTCCACGATTCGCATGCCGACGTCGCGCCCGTCGTCTTCACTTGGCCGTCGCGCGGCAGCATCTTCGATTATAATTACGACAAGGAAAGCACCAACTATTCCCGCGACGCGCTGGAGGAGTTGCTCACCCGCACCGCCGCCAATCCGGCTGTCAGCGACATCACCATCATGGCGCATTCGATGGGCACGTGGCTGACGGTCGAAGCGCTCAGGCAGATGGCGATCCGCAACGGCCACGTCGCACCGAAGATCAACAATGTCATCCTCGCTTCGCCGGATCTCGATGTCGATGTCTTCGGGCGCCAGTTCGCCAGCCTCGGCAAGGAAAAGCCGCACTTCACCATCTTCGTCTCGCAGGACGATCGGGCTCTGGCGCTGTCGCGGCGCATCTCCGGCAATGTCGACCGGCTCGGCCAGATCGATCCTTCCGTCGAGCCTTACCGCAGCAAGCTCGAGGCGGCCGGCATCACCGTGCTCGATCTCACCAAGCTCAAGGGCGGCGACCGGCTGAACCACGGCAAGTTCGCCGAAAGCCCCGAGGTGGTGAAGCTGATCGGCGACCGGCTGATTGCCGGCCAGACGATCACTGATTCCAATGTCGGGCTCGGCGAGGCCGTCGGTGCGGTGGCGATGGGCGCTGCCCAGACTGCCGGAAGTGCTGTCAGTGTTGCTGTCAGCACGCCGATTGCGATCTTCGATCCGCGCACCCGGCGCAATTACGATGCCCAGCTGAAGCGTCTCGGCCAGTCGATGAACAATACTGTCGGTTCGGTCGGCGACAGCGTCGGTGCCGGCCTGCCGGAAAGCCACTAA
- a CDS encoding aldo/keto reductase, producing the protein MSSYNAAKSGTFKIGGDIEINRLGFGAMRVTGKGIWGEPSDHAESIRTLKRLPELGVNFIDTADSYGPDVSEWLIKEALHPYGGKSVIATKGGLTRHGPDIWLPVGRPEYLIQQAHKSLRNLGVEQIDLWQLHRIDQKVPAKEQFDAIKSLLDTGLIRHAGLSEVSVADIEAASKHFKVATVQNRYNLVDRTSEDVLDYCAKHNIGFIPWYPLAAGDLAKPGSLLDTIAKKHNAAPSQIALAWVLKRSPVMLPIPGTSKVKHLEENVAAVDITLSNEEFSALDAEGSKVFKAV; encoded by the coding sequence ATGTCCAGTTACAACGCAGCAAAGTCAGGCACCTTCAAGATCGGCGGCGATATCGAGATCAATCGTCTCGGTTTCGGCGCCATGCGCGTCACCGGCAAGGGCATCTGGGGCGAGCCTTCCGATCATGCCGAATCCATCCGTACGCTGAAGCGCCTGCCGGAACTCGGCGTCAACTTCATCGATACGGCCGATTCCTACGGCCCTGATGTCTCCGAGTGGCTGATCAAGGAAGCCCTGCATCCGTATGGCGGCAAGTCGGTCATCGCCACCAAGGGCGGGCTGACCCGCCACGGTCCCGATATCTGGCTGCCCGTCGGCCGTCCGGAATACCTGATCCAGCAGGCGCATAAGAGCCTGCGCAATCTCGGCGTCGAGCAGATCGATCTCTGGCAATTGCATCGGATCGATCAGAAGGTGCCGGCCAAGGAACAGTTCGATGCGATCAAATCGCTGCTCGATACCGGCCTCATCCGCCATGCGGGTCTGAGCGAAGTATCCGTTGCCGACATCGAGGCCGCCTCGAAGCACTTCAAGGTCGCGACCGTCCAGAACCGCTACAATCTCGTCGACCGCACCAGCGAGGATGTGCTCGACTATTGCGCCAAGCACAATATCGGCTTCATCCCGTGGTATCCGCTCGCCGCCGGCGACCTCGCCAAGCCCGGCTCACTGCTCGATACGATCGCCAAAAAGCACAATGCAGCACCCAGCCAGATCGCGCTCGCCTGGGTGCTGAAGCGCAGCCCGGTCATGCTGCCGATCCCCGGCACCTCCAAGGTCAAGCATCTTGAGGAAAACGTCGCGGCCGTCGACATCACCCTCTCAAACGAGGAATTCTCCGCCCTCGACGCCGAGGGCAGCAAGGTCTTCAAGGCTGTTTGA
- a CDS encoding TetR family transcriptional regulator has translation MAENKRTETTEGRRERKRRQTRERIEQAAMTLFLQRGFEATTIEDITEAADVSKRSFFDYFPSKEEVVFAWQDAFADRLMAAIAARPADESSVAAVEAAITATVIASVDEPGLARGDLIHRTPALKARDQLKYAKLEHKLAEALLLRKGGDPLERPRMRVLAAIVIGALRVGAELWQQRPPSASPQDFAREIFTDLWKMLAEFGDEAKTRR, from the coding sequence ATGGCTGAGAACAAGCGGACGGAAACGACCGAAGGCAGGCGGGAACGCAAGCGGCGGCAGACGCGCGAGCGCATCGAGCAGGCGGCGATGACCCTCTTCCTGCAGCGCGGCTTCGAGGCCACGACGATCGAGGACATCACCGAGGCGGCCGATGTCTCCAAACGCAGTTTCTTCGATTATTTCCCCTCCAAGGAAGAGGTTGTCTTCGCCTGGCAGGATGCCTTCGCCGATCGCCTGATGGCAGCAATCGCTGCAAGGCCGGCGGACGAATCCTCCGTCGCGGCGGTCGAGGCGGCGATCACCGCAACCGTCATCGCTTCCGTCGACGAGCCTGGTCTGGCGCGTGGGGACCTCATCCATCGCACGCCGGCGCTGAAGGCCCGCGACCAGCTGAAATATGCCAAGCTCGAACATAAGCTCGCCGAGGCGCTGCTGCTGCGCAAGGGAGGTGATCCGCTTGAACGGCCCCGCATGCGCGTCCTTGCGGCCATCGTCATCGGTGCGCTGCGCGTCGGGGCTGAGCTCTGGCAGCAGCGCCCGCCAAGTGCTTCGCCGCAGGATTTCGCCCGGGAGATTTTCACCGACCTCTGGAAGATGCTGGCGGAATTCGGCGACGAGGCAAAGACCAGGCGTTGA
- a CDS encoding class I SAM-dependent methyltransferase, which translates to MTAKAACSDFLHFFRSWVSNPLRVAAIAPSGDSLARIMTSEIAALDGPIIELGPGTGVFTRALLARGVSEADLTLIEYGPEFISSLQARFPTARVLQMDAAHLAHADIFEGEPVGAVVSGLPLLSMSPRKIASILAGAFAYMRPGGAVYQFTYGPRCPVPRPILDRLGLKAVRIGGTVRNLPPASVYRISRRKPLELSRERFSYRESAADIDNVAAFSNETGG; encoded by the coding sequence ATGACTGCAAAGGCCGCATGCTCGGATTTCCTGCATTTTTTCCGCTCCTGGGTCAGCAACCCGCTTCGGGTCGCGGCTATCGCGCCGTCGGGGGATTCGCTTGCCAGGATCATGACCAGTGAAATTGCCGCACTCGACGGGCCGATCATCGAGCTCGGCCCGGGAACCGGCGTCTTCACCCGAGCGCTGCTGGCGCGCGGGGTCAGCGAAGCGGATCTGACCCTGATCGAGTACGGTCCGGAATTCATCTCATCGCTGCAGGCGCGCTTTCCAACGGCCCGTGTGTTGCAGATGGATGCCGCCCATCTCGCCCATGCCGATATTTTCGAAGGCGAACCGGTCGGCGCCGTTGTCAGCGGCCTGCCGCTGCTCTCCATGTCGCCGCGCAAGATCGCCTCGATCCTGGCCGGTGCCTTCGCCTATATGCGGCCGGGCGGGGCCGTTTATCAGTTTACCTATGGCCCGCGCTGCCCGGTGCCGCGGCCGATCCTCGACCGTCTCGGCCTGAAGGCGGTGCGTATCGGCGGCACGGTGCGCAACTTGCCGCCGGCCTCCGTCTACCGGATTTCGCGCCGCAAGCCGCTGGAACTGTCGCGCGAGCGCTTCAGCTATCGGGAAAGCGCGGCTGACATCGACAATGTCGCCGCCTTTTCCAACGAAACCGGCGGCTGA
- a CDS encoding cell surface protein, with translation MKMFRLGPSTAALGALLALTSIIPAQAAPVQTARPPAVSDVKMVQYKPHAGSWHGYQGFRTEHPGTRRHSDGYWYPLAAFGVEAGTTGSIVRAPVNRPAAPEMCNPTFSGSIGPGSMPCDNGY, from the coding sequence ATGAAGATGTTCAGACTTGGCCCATCCACCGCCGCGCTCGGCGCCCTTCTCGCCCTCACGTCGATCATCCCCGCGCAGGCAGCACCCGTTCAGACGGCTCGGCCGCCCGCTGTCTCGGATGTAAAAATGGTGCAATATAAACCACATGCCGGGTCATGGCATGGCTATCAGGGCTTTCGCACGGAGCACCCCGGCACCCGCCGCCATTCCGATGGCTACTGGTATCCGCTTGCCGCCTTCGGCGTCGAGGCCGGCACTACGGGCTCCATCGTCCGCGCGCCGGTGAACAGGCCGGCAGCCCCGGAAATGTGCAACCCTACGTTTTCCGGATCGATCGGCCCCGGCAGCATGCCTTGCGATAACGGCTATTGA
- a CDS encoding class I SAM-dependent methyltransferase yields the protein MASPWVNDALSHAQSAFSSKTDTNILEVGGGSRTHIPLKGARYTVVDISKEQLEKNQDAAERILGDAQTIDYGDRHFDACVFWDVLEHLESPRSALLRAHDTLSPGGLVFVKGPILNSAKGIFTDLTPWWTHVLFYRYVLRQKNAGKPGYAPFRVEHAAEASHSEIAGTLKDLGMDVVFVGEYVSTQVHALKDRIPPLYWLYEAFGLVLRTVSAGKIGGRETEFLIVAKCLRQ from the coding sequence ATGGCTTCGCCGTGGGTAAACGACGCGCTCTCGCACGCACAATCAGCATTTTCCAGCAAGACTGATACAAATATCCTTGAGGTCGGGGGCGGCTCCCGCACGCATATCCCCTTGAAAGGTGCGCGATATACCGTTGTCGACATCTCCAAGGAGCAACTCGAAAAGAACCAGGACGCCGCTGAGAGGATCCTGGGCGATGCTCAAACCATCGACTATGGAGATCGTCACTTCGACGCCTGCGTCTTCTGGGACGTCCTCGAACATTTGGAAAGCCCGCGCTCTGCCTTGTTGAGAGCCCATGATACCCTGTCTCCCGGTGGTCTGGTGTTCGTCAAGGGTCCGATCCTGAATTCAGCCAAGGGGATATTCACCGACCTCACGCCATGGTGGACACACGTCTTGTTCTATCGCTACGTTCTCAGGCAGAAAAACGCCGGAAAGCCGGGCTATGCCCCGTTCCGCGTCGAGCATGCCGCAGAGGCATCCCATTCGGAGATTGCCGGGACATTGAAAGACCTCGGGATGGATGTCGTCTTTGTCGGCGAATATGTGTCGACGCAGGTGCATGCGCTCAAGGATAGAATTCCCCCGCTTTACTGGCTCTATGAAGCTTTCGGTCTTGTGCTTCGCACGGTTTCGGCCGGGAAGATCGGGGGTCGGGAGACGGAGTTCCTGATCGTGGCAAAGTGCCTTCGACAGTAA
- a CDS encoding DUF982 domain-containing protein, giving the protein MQTIWKKPVTLALEGPDQWVVIQTTQAATWALVEDWPTEEGPALDRACAVCADVMAGKRNREEARQAFIDAAIEAGIPIKE; this is encoded by the coding sequence ATGCAAACCATTTGGAAGAAGCCGGTAACGCTCGCCCTTGAAGGGCCGGATCAGTGGGTGGTGATCCAGACGACCCAGGCCGCGACATGGGCGCTGGTCGAAGATTGGCCGACCGAAGAGGGGCCGGCCTTGGATAGAGCCTGTGCGGTTTGCGCCGATGTCATGGCGGGAAAACGAAACCGGGAAGAGGCGCGGCAGGCGTTCATCGACGCTGCTATCGAAGCCGGAATCCCGATTAAGGAATAG